The Terracoccus luteus genome includes a region encoding these proteins:
- a CDS encoding CE1759 family FMN reductase, with translation MTTLHLAVVTAGVSQPSSTRMLSDRLTAATVSALRAADPSLEVVTEVVEVRDVAHDLADNALTGFASPELQVRLDAVSEADAVIAVTPIYAASYSGLFKLLVDVLPKESLRDVPVLLGATGGTARHSLAVDHALRPLFAHLGALVAPTAVFAATEDWGGDSAGLLGERIERAGSSFARLVSGSPRERAADPFADVVPFDQLLARSGR, from the coding sequence GTGACTACCCTGCACCTCGCGGTCGTCACGGCCGGCGTCAGCCAGCCGTCGTCGACGCGGATGCTGTCCGACCGGCTCACCGCCGCAACGGTCTCGGCGCTGCGCGCGGCCGACCCCTCCCTCGAGGTCGTCACCGAGGTCGTCGAGGTGCGTGACGTCGCCCACGACCTCGCCGACAACGCCCTCACCGGGTTCGCGTCGCCCGAGCTGCAGGTGCGCCTCGACGCGGTCAGCGAGGCGGATGCCGTCATCGCCGTCACGCCGATCTACGCGGCCTCGTACAGCGGCCTCTTCAAGCTGCTCGTCGACGTGCTGCCGAAGGAGTCGCTGCGCGACGTCCCGGTGCTGCTCGGCGCGACGGGTGGCACCGCCCGCCACTCGCTGGCGGTCGACCACGCGCTGCGTCCGCTCTTCGCCCACCTCGGGGCGCTCGTCGCCCCCACCGCAGTGTTCGCGGCGACGGAGGACTGGGGCGGCGACTCCGCCGGGCTGTTGGGTGAGCGCATCGAGCGGGCCGGGTCGTCGTTCGCCCGCCTCGTCTCGGGGAGCCCGCGCGAGCGGGCCGCCGACCCGTTCGCCGACGTGGTGCCCTTCGACCAGCTGCTGGCCCGGTCCGGGCGCTGA
- a CDS encoding Lrp/AsnC family transcriptional regulator, which produces MTQESATPDNHEVVVDELDLAIVNCLQLHPRASWTLLASALDVDPVTVARRWQRLSDAGIAWVSGRAAGQGRAESCLAVVELSCSATETLSIAERVTELPHVLSVEHTTGPRSLTLLVEVRDLAFLSQFLLTSLEGVLATTSYAVTQVYSMGDHWQLHVLDAAQHAVMLGAQPPRLDGLTAAASTPARPYDAVDRRIILLLGEDGRMPVATIAARAGLSESTVRRRLTDLVGNGRVVLRCDIALPDSGWPVISWLWAQADARDIDDVAARLRRMSGIRVCWRISGGPSNLMLALTTHSLHELSVVEARLATEVPEMTIHDRSMVLRSLKRMGRQLDAAGRSVRVVPLDIWADPAGGPILPAGPRTAAATASGRRRRVLLP; this is translated from the coding sequence ATGACGCAGGAATCCGCCACACCCGACAACCACGAGGTCGTCGTCGACGAGCTCGACCTCGCCATCGTCAACTGCCTCCAGCTGCACCCCCGCGCCTCGTGGACCCTGCTCGCCTCGGCCCTGGACGTCGACCCGGTCACCGTCGCCCGTCGCTGGCAGCGCCTCTCCGACGCCGGCATCGCCTGGGTCTCCGGGCGGGCGGCGGGCCAGGGCCGGGCGGAGTCGTGCCTGGCCGTCGTCGAGCTCAGCTGCAGCGCCACCGAGACCCTCTCGATCGCCGAGCGCGTCACCGAGCTGCCCCACGTGCTGAGCGTCGAGCACACGACCGGCCCCCGCTCGCTCACCCTCCTCGTCGAGGTGCGGGACCTCGCCTTCCTGTCGCAGTTCCTGCTGACCTCGCTCGAGGGGGTGCTCGCCACGACGAGCTACGCCGTCACCCAGGTCTACTCGATGGGCGACCACTGGCAGCTGCACGTCCTCGACGCCGCCCAGCACGCCGTCATGCTCGGCGCCCAGCCGCCGCGGCTCGACGGCCTCACCGCCGCCGCCTCCACCCCCGCCCGCCCCTACGACGCGGTCGACCGCCGGATCATCCTGCTGCTCGGCGAGGACGGGCGGATGCCGGTCGCCACCATCGCGGCGCGGGCGGGCCTGAGCGAGAGCACCGTCCGTCGCCGGCTGACCGACCTCGTCGGCAACGGCCGGGTCGTGCTGCGCTGTGACATCGCCCTGCCCGACTCCGGGTGGCCGGTGATCAGCTGGCTGTGGGCCCAGGCCGACGCGCGCGACATCGACGACGTCGCCGCGCGGCTGCGACGCATGTCGGGCATCCGGGTCTGCTGGCGCATCTCCGGGGGCCCCTCGAACCTCATGCTCGCGCTGACGACCCACTCCCTGCACGAGCTGTCGGTCGTCGAGGCCCGCCTCGCCACCGAGGTGCCGGAGATGACGATCCACGACCGGTCGATGGTGCTGCGCTCGCTCAAGCGGATGGGCCGCCAGCTCGACGCCGCCGGCCGCAGCGTGCGCGTCGTGCCGCTCGACATCTGGGCCGACCCCGCCGGCGGCCCTATCCTTCCGGCGGGCCCGCGGACCGCGGCGGCTACGGCATCCGGTCGTCGACGGCGCGTCCTCCTGCCATGA
- the speB gene encoding agmatinase, producing the protein MAGTAPGRPGDTSRPGPVGPVRGTRVPRYAGDATFARLPAIDAVGDYDVAILGVPFDGGTSYRPGARFGPMHVRQSSRHLRPAYHVELDVAPFQTIQVVDAGDVACTPFSIDDAVRQIESHAHDVQGDRRDRRIVAVGGDHTIALPMLRSVVRQHGPVALVHFDAHLDTWDTYFDAPVTHGTVFRRAFEENLLAEDHSVHLGIRGPLYDRIDLKDDADFGFKAIRASDLDRIGLEAAVQQVKDRVGDTPVYVSIDIDVLDPAFAPGTGTPEMGGLTSRELLALLRRLGGLNIVGADVVEVAPAYDHAELTTLAAATVVYDLVSLMAGGRAVDDRMP; encoded by the coding sequence GTGGCCGGCACCGCGCCCGGCCGGCCGGGCGACACGTCGCGCCCGGGCCCGGTCGGGCCCGTGCGCGGCACCCGCGTGCCGCGCTACGCCGGCGACGCGACCTTCGCCCGGCTGCCTGCGATCGACGCCGTGGGCGACTACGACGTCGCGATCCTCGGGGTGCCCTTCGACGGTGGCACCTCCTACCGTCCAGGCGCCCGGTTCGGTCCGATGCACGTGCGCCAGTCGTCGCGCCACCTGCGACCGGCGTACCACGTCGAGCTCGACGTCGCGCCGTTCCAGACCATCCAGGTCGTCGACGCCGGGGACGTGGCCTGCACGCCGTTCAGCATCGACGACGCGGTGCGTCAGATCGAGTCGCACGCCCACGACGTGCAGGGCGACCGTCGCGACCGGCGCATCGTCGCCGTCGGCGGCGACCACACCATCGCCCTGCCGATGCTGCGCTCCGTCGTGCGTCAACACGGACCCGTCGCCCTCGTCCACTTCGACGCCCACCTCGACACGTGGGACACGTACTTCGACGCACCGGTCACGCACGGCACCGTCTTCCGACGGGCGTTCGAGGAGAACCTGCTCGCAGAGGACCACTCGGTCCACCTGGGCATCCGGGGGCCCCTCTACGACCGCATCGACCTCAAGGACGACGCCGACTTCGGGTTCAAGGCCATCCGGGCCAGCGACCTCGACCGCATCGGGCTCGAGGCGGCCGTGCAGCAGGTCAAGGACCGCGTCGGTGACACCCCGGTCTACGTCTCCATCGACATCGACGTGCTCGACCCCGCGTTCGCGCCCGGGACGGGCACGCCCGAGATGGGCGGCCTCACGAGCCGCGAGCTGCTCGCCCTGCTGCGTCGCCTCGGCGGGCTCAACATCGTCGGGGCCGACGTCGTCGAGGTCGCGCCCGCCTACGACCACGCCGAGCTGACGACGCTCGCCGCCGCGACAGTGGTCTACGACCTCGTCTCGCTCATGGCAGGAGGACGCGCCGTCGACGACCGGATGCCGTAG
- the lhgO gene encoding L-2-hydroxyglutarate oxidase gives MARRHVVVVGGGIVGAAVARALTLTPEHPDVTVLEKESGPGRHQTGRNSGVVHAGLYYVPGSDKARLARAGITRLKAYCADHGIRYDEVGKVLVALDEADETRLRAIRERAEANGVPGLRWLGPEGLREVEPHAVGRAALHSPTTAIVDYTDVAAAMLTDATAAKASVHTGFEVVGFDETDAGRTRVRAADGRAVDADLVVIAGGLQADRLATLAGDSVHPRIVPFRGEFHELDESARHLVRGLIYPVPDPRYPFLGVHLTKRVDGRVLLGPNAVLATAREGYRLRDVETAELRELLRSSGFRSFARQNVATGLREVWGSVNRRAFIAAARRYVPQVTGEHVVRGPAGVRAQAMDADGSLVDDFRWSRVGSVLSVRNAPSPAATASLAIADLVVDRLGLTVTV, from the coding sequence ATGGCGCGCAGGCACGTGGTCGTCGTCGGTGGGGGCATCGTCGGGGCGGCCGTGGCGCGTGCCCTCACGCTGACGCCGGAGCACCCGGACGTCACGGTGCTCGAGAAGGAGTCCGGCCCCGGCCGGCACCAGACCGGGCGCAACAGCGGCGTCGTGCACGCGGGCCTCTACTACGTGCCGGGCAGCGACAAGGCCCGGCTGGCGCGCGCCGGCATCACCCGGCTCAAGGCGTACTGCGCCGACCACGGCATCCGGTACGACGAGGTGGGCAAGGTGCTCGTCGCCCTCGACGAGGCCGACGAGACGAGGTTGCGTGCGATCCGCGAGCGCGCCGAGGCCAACGGCGTGCCGGGCCTGCGCTGGCTCGGTCCCGAGGGGCTGCGCGAGGTCGAGCCGCACGCGGTGGGCCGCGCCGCCCTGCACTCCCCGACGACCGCGATCGTCGACTACACCGACGTCGCCGCGGCCATGCTCACGGACGCGACCGCCGCGAAAGCGAGCGTGCACACCGGCTTCGAGGTCGTGGGCTTCGACGAGACGGATGCCGGTCGCACCCGCGTGCGGGCGGCCGACGGTCGTGCGGTCGACGCCGACCTCGTGGTCATCGCCGGCGGGCTGCAGGCCGACCGCCTCGCGACCCTGGCGGGCGACAGCGTGCACCCGCGCATCGTGCCGTTCCGCGGCGAGTTCCACGAGCTCGACGAGAGCGCTCGCCACCTCGTGCGGGGACTGATCTACCCGGTGCCCGACCCGCGGTACCCGTTCCTCGGGGTGCACCTGACGAAGCGGGTCGACGGCCGGGTGCTGCTCGGCCCCAACGCCGTGCTGGCGACCGCGCGTGAGGGCTACCGGCTGCGCGACGTCGAGACCGCAGAGCTGCGAGAGCTGTTGCGCAGCAGCGGTTTCCGCTCCTTCGCACGGCAGAACGTCGCCACCGGCCTGCGCGAGGTGTGGGGGTCGGTCAACCGCCGTGCGTTCATCGCCGCCGCTCGCCGCTACGTCCCGCAGGTCACCGGAGAGCACGTCGTCCGTGGCCCCGCCGGGGTGCGGGCCCAGGCCATGGATGCCGACGGCAGCCTCGTCGACGACTTCCGCTGGAGCCGTGTCGGCAGCGTGTTGTCGGTGCGCAACGCGCCCTCCCCCGCCGCGACGGCATCCCTGGCGATCGCCGACCTCGTGGTCGACCGCCTCGGGCTCACGGTCACCGTCTGA
- a CDS encoding GNAT family N-acetyltransferase, whose product MSADAESLVYSDAPQHGRWEVRDGERLVGQARYVVIPPGGSGRTPRAVFFHTEVDDDFEGQGVAGRLVTAALDATVAAGQVIVPVCPYVAAFVRRHAAQYDDHVSAPTPADLDAARTA is encoded by the coding sequence ATGAGCGCCGACGCCGAGTCCCTGGTCTACTCGGACGCCCCGCAGCACGGTCGCTGGGAGGTGCGCGACGGCGAGCGGCTGGTCGGGCAGGCCCGCTACGTCGTCATCCCGCCCGGCGGGTCGGGCCGGACACCTCGGGCGGTCTTCTTCCACACCGAGGTCGACGACGATTTCGAGGGCCAGGGCGTCGCCGGTCGCCTCGTCACCGCCGCCCTCGACGCCACGGTCGCGGCCGGCCAGGTCATCGTGCCGGTGTGCCCCTACGTCGCCGCCTTCGTCCGACGCCACGCCGCGCAGTACGACGACCACGTCTCGGCCCCCACCCCGGCCGACCTCGACGCCGCCCGCACCGCCTAA
- a CDS encoding MFS transporter, with product MTAASNLIDDAPLTSFHKKLTLYSSGGPFIDGFAIAVIGFTWASMGTAFEVTTGDKGLIAAAVLVGIFVGGGLFGWVTDKVGRHVMYILDLVALAVFSALCFFATEVWHLVVLRFLIGMAIGADYPIATSLLAEYLPARYRGRMLGATFVVWAVGATAAPVVAIMATSLAGDDAWRWMLASPAVFAVVTLLLRLGTPESPRWLVSRGRHDEADAAVKKVFGDDYGVGDLGETEPERRATLATVFRAPYLKRTLFVGLFWMCQVIPLLSIYSFSFDVLEGVGITGNGAEVFLAALFVVGGVPGLLLVDRIGRKALLVWTFAGIALIWGVTGVVPGVPVLVVFAAVCAFALLSGASNFLEVVYPNELFPTEVRATAVGIGTSVSRIGAAVAVYLMPFALDRGISWVLLAGAAISAVGLVVTLAWGVETAGETLASAASTGPTGSSLAGTPVGVGDGVPTSATPARASATTATTTTTERQP from the coding sequence ATGACCGCAGCCAGCAACCTCATCGACGACGCCCCGCTCACCTCGTTCCACAAGAAGCTGACGCTCTACTCGTCCGGGGGGCCGTTCATCGACGGCTTCGCCATCGCCGTCATCGGCTTCACGTGGGCCTCCATGGGGACGGCCTTCGAGGTGACGACCGGCGACAAGGGCCTCATCGCGGCGGCGGTGCTCGTGGGCATCTTCGTCGGCGGCGGGCTCTTCGGCTGGGTCACCGACAAGGTCGGCCGGCACGTCATGTACATCCTCGACCTCGTCGCGCTGGCAGTCTTCTCCGCGCTGTGCTTCTTCGCCACGGAGGTCTGGCACCTCGTCGTGCTGCGCTTCCTCATCGGCATGGCCATCGGGGCCGACTACCCGATCGCGACGTCGCTGCTCGCCGAGTACCTGCCCGCTCGCTACCGCGGCCGGATGCTCGGGGCGACGTTCGTCGTCTGGGCCGTGGGCGCCACCGCGGCCCCCGTCGTCGCGATCATGGCGACCTCGCTCGCCGGTGACGACGCCTGGCGCTGGATGCTCGCGAGCCCGGCCGTGTTCGCCGTCGTCACGCTGCTGCTCAGGCTCGGCACGCCGGAGTCGCCGCGGTGGCTCGTCAGCCGCGGGCGGCACGACGAGGCGGACGCGGCCGTCAAGAAGGTGTTCGGCGACGACTACGGGGTGGGCGACCTCGGCGAGACCGAGCCGGAGCGGCGCGCCACCCTCGCCACCGTCTTCCGGGCCCCCTACCTCAAGCGCACCCTGTTCGTCGGTCTGTTCTGGATGTGCCAGGTCATCCCGCTGCTGTCGATCTACTCCTTCTCGTTCGACGTGCTCGAGGGAGTCGGCATCACCGGTAACGGCGCCGAGGTGTTCCTCGCCGCACTCTTCGTCGTCGGCGGCGTCCCCGGCCTGCTGCTCGTCGACCGCATCGGCCGCAAGGCGCTGCTCGTCTGGACCTTCGCCGGCATCGCCCTCATCTGGGGCGTGACCGGGGTCGTGCCGGGCGTACCGGTGCTGGTCGTCTTCGCCGCGGTCTGCGCCTTCGCCCTGCTGAGCGGGGCGTCGAACTTCCTCGAGGTCGTCTACCCCAACGAGCTGTTCCCCACGGAGGTCCGGGCGACGGCCGTCGGCATCGGTACCTCGGTGAGCCGTATCGGCGCCGCCGTCGCGGTCTACCTCATGCCCTTCGCGCTCGACCGCGGCATCAGCTGGGTGCTGCTGGCCGGGGCCGCCATCTCGGCCGTCGGCCTCGTCGTCACCCTCGCGTGGGGCGTCGAGACCGCGGGCGAGACGCTGGCGAGCGCCGCCTCCACCGGCCCGACGGGATCGTCGCTGGCCGGCACCCCCGTGGGCGTCGGCGACGGCGTCCCGACCTCCGCGACCCCGGCCCGGGCGAGCGCCACCACCGCCACCACCACCACCACCGAGAGGCAGCCGTGA
- a CDS encoding LLM class flavin-dependent oxidoreductase translates to MQFGIFTVGDVTTDPTTGRTPSEHERIRATVAIAKKAEEVGLDVFATGQHHNPPFVAPANPPVLLASIAAQTERILLSTSTTLITTTDPVRIAEDYAMLQHLSNGRVDLMMGRGNTGPVYPWFGKDIREGISLAVENYALLHRLWREEVVDWQGNHRTPLQGFTSTPRPLDGIPPFVWHGSIRSPEIAEQAAYYGDGFFSNHIFWPASHTRQMVQLYRRRFEHYGHGSADQAIVGLGGQVFIRRNSQDAVREFRPYFDNAPVYGHGPSLEEFTRQTPLTVGSPQEVIERTLSFREYAGDYQRQLWLMDHAGLPLGTVLEQLDLLGEEVVPVLRKEFAALKPAHVPDAPTHAGLLAAREQTAGTTDTRTLEEAS, encoded by the coding sequence ATGCAGTTCGGCATCTTCACCGTCGGCGACGTGACGACCGACCCCACGACGGGTCGGACGCCCTCCGAGCACGAGCGCATCAGGGCCACCGTCGCCATCGCGAAGAAGGCCGAGGAGGTCGGCCTCGACGTCTTCGCGACGGGTCAGCACCACAACCCGCCGTTCGTCGCGCCCGCGAACCCGCCGGTGCTGCTGGCGAGCATCGCCGCGCAGACCGAGCGCATCCTGCTCTCGACGTCGACGACGCTGATCACGACGACCGACCCCGTGCGCATCGCCGAGGACTACGCGATGCTGCAGCACCTGTCGAACGGCCGCGTCGACCTCATGATGGGCCGCGGCAACACCGGCCCCGTCTACCCCTGGTTCGGCAAGGACATCCGCGAGGGCATCTCGCTCGCCGTCGAGAACTACGCCCTGCTGCACCGACTGTGGCGCGAGGAGGTCGTCGACTGGCAGGGCAACCACCGCACCCCGCTGCAGGGGTTCACCTCCACGCCCCGCCCGCTCGACGGCATCCCGCCCTTCGTCTGGCACGGCTCGATCCGCAGCCCCGAGATCGCCGAGCAGGCCGCCTACTACGGCGACGGGTTCTTCTCCAACCACATCTTCTGGCCCGCGAGCCACACCCGCCAGATGGTGCAGCTCTACCGTCGCCGCTTCGAGCACTACGGCCACGGCAGCGCCGACCAGGCCATCGTCGGGCTCGGTGGGCAGGTCTTCATTCGACGCAACAGCCAGGACGCGGTACGCGAGTTCCGCCCCTACTTCGACAACGCCCCGGTCTACGGGCACGGCCCCTCGCTCGAGGAGTTCACCCGCCAGACCCCGCTCACCGTCGGCAGCCCGCAGGAGGTCATCGAGCGCACCCTGTCCTTCCGCGAGTACGCCGGCGACTACCAGCGCCAGCTCTGGCTGATGGACCACGCGGGCCTGCCGCTGGGGACGGTGCTCGAGCAGCTCGACCTGCTCGGCGAGGAGGTCGTCCCCGTGCTCCGCAAGGAGTTCGCGGCCCTCAAGCCCGCGCACGTCCCCGACGCCCCGACCCACGCCGGCCTGCTGGCCGCGCGGGAGCAGACGGCGGGCACCACCGACACCCGCACCCTCGAGGAGGCCTCGTGA
- a CDS encoding L-threonylcarbamoyladenylate synthase yields MARYFDVHPVDPQPRAIAQVVAILRDGGLIAYPTDSCFALGCSLDNPSGKDRILRIRQLDDRHHFTLVCADFAQLGQLVQLDNAVFRAIKSVTPGPYTFILPATKEVPRRLLHPKKKTVGVRIPHHPVVRELLGALGEPILSSTLLLPGQDDPMTEGWLIKDELDNTVDAVIDSGECGLEPTTVVDWSEGSPVVTRVGAGDPSPFE; encoded by the coding sequence ATGGCGAGGTACTTCGACGTCCACCCGGTCGACCCGCAACCGCGCGCCATCGCGCAGGTGGTCGCCATCCTGCGCGACGGGGGCCTCATCGCCTACCCGACCGACTCGTGCTTCGCGCTCGGCTGTTCGCTCGACAACCCGTCGGGCAAGGACCGCATCCTGCGCATCCGCCAGCTGGACGACCGGCACCACTTCACCCTCGTCTGCGCCGACTTCGCCCAGCTGGGCCAGCTCGTGCAGCTCGACAACGCCGTCTTCCGCGCCATCAAGTCGGTGACCCCGGGGCCGTACACCTTCATCCTGCCGGCGACGAAAGAGGTGCCGCGGCGGCTGCTGCACCCGAAGAAGAAGACCGTCGGCGTGCGCATCCCGCACCACCCGGTCGTGCGCGAGCTGCTCGGCGCCCTCGGTGAGCCGATCCTGTCGAGCACGCTGCTGCTGCCCGGCCAGGACGACCCCATGACCGAGGGGTGGCTCATCAAGGACGAGCTCGACAACACCGTGGACGCCGTCATCGACTCGGGGGAGTGCGGGCTCGAGCCCACCACCGTCGTCGACTGGTCGGAGGGGAGCCCCGTCGTCACCCGAGTCGGCGCCGGCGACCCGTCACCCTTCGAGTAG
- a CDS encoding DUF2695 domain-containing protein yields MPSALSNVVHIVTRQPLDERLGSAVRPGECLACFLHRMIGTAQCLGEFTWTEHYRHMRSPRAVALERRLRAAGATCDCDVLDRVWRLNGALLVRDAVTDGLVPPTEPVPCAATRPRSTRPCTNWVAVRDLAP; encoded by the coding sequence GTGCCCAGCGCGCTGTCCAACGTCGTGCACATCGTCACCCGACAGCCCCTCGACGAGCGCCTCGGCAGTGCCGTGCGCCCGGGGGAGTGCCTCGCCTGCTTCCTGCACCGCATGATCGGCACCGCGCAGTGCCTCGGCGAGTTCACCTGGACCGAGCACTACCGCCACATGCGCTCGCCGCGGGCGGTGGCCCTGGAGCGGCGTCTGCGTGCCGCCGGGGCGACCTGCGACTGCGACGTGCTCGACCGGGTCTGGCGCCTCAACGGGGCGCTGCTCGTGCGCGACGCCGTCACCGACGGTCTGGTGCCGCCGACCGAGCCGGTGCCGTGCGCCGCGACCCGGCCGCGCTCGACCCGGCCGTGCACGAACTGGGTGGCCGTCCGCGACCTCGCTCCGTGA
- a CDS encoding PucR family transcriptional regulator encodes MGVSVGGLVRMPHLGLDLHSGGAGLDREVTWTHTSDLPEPWRWLGRGELLMANGMNLPPAPPEQVDWVRHLDAVGASGLALGRDMYCPPLTAELAAESDRLGLPVLWIRYPLPFVAIARAVAEATLLEQSHRLLRTTRIYDTLRRVRPTAGPDSAVAAALSHELGAAVHVCDRASGRAYHPGGPAPSASVSDAVVAAQAGRAGLVVGGRSVPLPDGDEVLVVEVPTHDDAVLAVVRPRGAHLDGILLQHAATVAALELGQTRLALEHSARAGAELVTRLVEGRVEARSARRQLAAEGLDPAHTVVAALRHPQQQRLHDLHVRLWREGIAHVAALRSGVLLVLAHDTPELARVLVDAIDDGEGEGDEKGDGRGHVGLGGPLVGAGRVADAGREATWSLGVAAQTGRALHRFGDATTAAVGLSVEQEQSLVDQVLGPVLRHDLEHGSELVHTLETFLEERRSWQAAAVALHVHRQTVLYRIKQVEQLTGRALADTGDLARLWLALQARRRLAGLGASE; translated from the coding sequence ATGGGGGTGAGCGTCGGCGGGCTGGTGCGGATGCCGCACCTCGGGCTCGACCTGCACTCCGGTGGCGCGGGCCTGGACCGCGAGGTGACGTGGACGCACACGTCCGACCTGCCCGAGCCGTGGCGGTGGCTCGGTCGCGGCGAGCTGCTCATGGCCAACGGGATGAACCTGCCGCCCGCACCGCCGGAGCAGGTCGACTGGGTGCGGCACCTCGACGCCGTCGGGGCGAGCGGGCTGGCCCTGGGCCGCGACATGTACTGCCCCCCGCTGACCGCCGAGCTCGCCGCCGAGAGCGACCGGCTGGGCCTGCCCGTGCTGTGGATCCGCTACCCCCTGCCCTTCGTCGCCATCGCGCGCGCCGTCGCGGAGGCGACGCTGCTCGAGCAGTCGCACCGGCTGCTGCGCACGACGCGCATCTACGACACCCTGCGCCGGGTCCGCCCCACGGCGGGCCCCGACTCCGCGGTCGCCGCAGCCCTCTCGCACGAGCTGGGCGCTGCGGTGCACGTGTGCGACCGCGCCAGCGGTCGGGCCTACCACCCGGGCGGGCCCGCCCCCAGCGCTTCGGTGTCGGATGCCGTGGTCGCCGCGCAGGCGGGCCGCGCCGGCCTCGTCGTGGGCGGGCGGTCGGTGCCGCTGCCCGACGGAGACGAGGTGCTGGTCGTCGAGGTGCCGACGCACGACGACGCCGTGCTCGCCGTCGTGCGTCCGCGCGGTGCGCACCTCGACGGCATCCTGCTGCAGCACGCGGCCACGGTGGCGGCGCTCGAGCTCGGTCAGACGCGCCTCGCCCTCGAGCACTCCGCCCGGGCCGGCGCCGAGCTCGTGACCCGGCTCGTCGAGGGCCGGGTCGAGGCCCGCTCGGCCCGGCGCCAGCTGGCCGCCGAGGGGCTCGACCCCGCCCACACCGTCGTCGCCGCGCTCCGGCACCCGCAGCAGCAGCGGCTGCACGACCTGCACGTGCGGCTGTGGCGCGAGGGCATCGCGCACGTCGCCGCCCTGCGCTCGGGGGTGCTGCTCGTGCTGGCCCACGACACTCCCGAGCTGGCGCGGGTCCTCGTCGACGCCATCGACGATGGGGAAGGGGAGGGCGACGAGAAGGGCGACGGGCGTGGGCATGTCGGTCTCGGAGGCCCCCTCGTCGGTGCGGGGCGGGTGGCCGACGCCGGGCGCGAGGCGACGTGGTCGCTCGGGGTCGCGGCCCAGACGGGCCGGGCGCTGCACCGTTTCGGCGACGCGACGACCGCCGCCGTCGGCCTGTCGGTCGAGCAGGAGCAGTCCCTCGTCGACCAGGTGCTCGGTCCGGTGCTGCGGCACGACCTCGAGCACGGTTCCGAGCTCGTGCACACCCTCGAGACCTTCCTCGAGGAGCGGCGTTCCTGGCAGGCCGCGGCGGTGGCGCTGCACGTGCACCGGCAGACGGTGCTCTACCGCATCAAGCAGGTCGAGCAGCTCACCGGTCGTGCCCTCGCCGACACCGGCGACCTCGCCCGGCTGTGGCTGGCCCTGCAGGCACGACGCCGGCTGGCCGGTCTCGGCGCGTCGGAATAG